A single window of Pseudoduganella plicata DNA harbors:
- a CDS encoding CoA pyrophosphatase, protein MAKPQFDPTQLPIDNIAGEAPVPPERLDATWLRERFAAPPVWTPEPSDESWSPRPNPTPASVLVPLVQRPRGLSLLLTLRTAHLNDHAGQIAFPGGRAEQFDADAVDTALRETEEEIGLHRRHIEVLGTLPLYQTGTGYSVTPVVALVAPPFELKADPFEVAEIFEVPLAFLLDGAHHERRSMALAGARRTFYTMPYEQYFIWGATAGMLRNLFHFWRA, encoded by the coding sequence TTGGCCAAGCCCCAGTTCGACCCGACCCAGCTCCCCATCGACAACATCGCCGGCGAAGCGCCCGTGCCGCCGGAGCGCCTGGACGCCACCTGGCTGCGCGAACGCTTTGCCGCACCCCCCGTGTGGACGCCCGAACCTTCCGACGAAAGCTGGTCGCCACGGCCGAACCCCACGCCGGCCTCCGTACTGGTGCCGCTGGTACAGCGACCGCGCGGCCTGTCGCTGCTGCTGACGCTGCGCACGGCACACCTGAACGATCACGCGGGCCAGATCGCCTTCCCCGGCGGCCGGGCGGAGCAGTTCGATGCCGATGCCGTCGATACGGCGCTGCGCGAGACGGAGGAGGAGATCGGCCTGCACCGCCGCCATATCGAAGTCCTGGGCACGCTGCCGTTGTACCAGACCGGGACGGGCTACAGCGTGACGCCGGTGGTGGCCCTGGTGGCGCCGCCGTTCGAGCTGAAGGCGGACCCGTTCGAGGTGGCGGAGATCTTCGAAGTGCCGCTGGCGTTCCTGCTGGACGGCGCCCATCACGAGCGCCGTTCGATGGCGCTGGCGGGCGCCCGCCGCACGTTTTACACGATGCCCTACGAGCAGTATTTCATCTGGGGCGCCACTGCCGGCATGCTGCGCAATCTGTTTCATTTCTGGCGCGCTTAG
- a CDS encoding CobD/CbiB family protein, whose protein sequence is MTFLSILCALLLEQMKPLRADNPIYAEIKRLAVRMETWFNAGHPSHGRIGWFVMMAALIIPTGLIYWVLQRYDLIVAAFAWNVLIVYLTLGFRHYSHYFTSIQLALNAGDEAAARALLAEWTKLDTVGMEVTEISRVAVEKALITTHRSVFGVFFWFLMPLGPAAAVMYRVAEYLARAWNEPEHMRNEAFGLFAARAFYWIDWIPARLTAVAFAIVGNFEDAIYAWRNFAHRWRDEAIGIILAAGGGAMGVRLGTPLENAAKMMVPADAGTVDISDVEVETLPGDEPSIRALQSTVGLVWRALLLWMLLLLLLSGAVYLG, encoded by the coding sequence ATGACATTTCTTTCCATTCTCTGCGCATTGCTGCTCGAGCAGATGAAGCCACTACGCGCGGATAATCCGATCTACGCCGAGATCAAACGTCTCGCAGTGCGCATGGAAACCTGGTTCAACGCGGGTCACCCCAGCCATGGCCGGATCGGCTGGTTCGTCATGATGGCAGCGCTGATCATTCCCACGGGGCTGATCTACTGGGTGCTGCAGCGCTATGACCTGATCGTCGCCGCCTTTGCGTGGAATGTCCTGATCGTTTATCTCACGCTGGGCTTCCGGCATTACAGCCACTATTTCACGTCGATCCAGCTGGCCCTGAACGCGGGCGACGAAGCGGCCGCGCGCGCGCTGCTGGCCGAATGGACAAAGCTCGATACCGTGGGCATGGAAGTCACCGAGATCTCCCGCGTCGCCGTCGAGAAGGCGCTGATCACGACGCACCGCAGCGTGTTCGGCGTGTTCTTCTGGTTCCTGATGCCCCTCGGTCCCGCAGCCGCCGTCATGTACCGCGTCGCGGAATACCTGGCGCGCGCCTGGAACGAGCCTGAACACATGCGCAATGAGGCGTTCGGCCTGTTCGCCGCGCGCGCGTTCTACTGGATCGACTGGATACCGGCGCGCCTGACGGCCGTGGCCTTCGCCATCGTGGGCAATTTCGAGGACGCCATTTACGCATGGCGCAACTTCGCCCACCGCTGGCGCGACGAGGCGATCGGCATCATCCTGGCCGCCGGTGGCGGCGCGATGGGCGTGCGTCTCGGTACGCCGCTGGAAAACGCGGCAAAAATGATGGTGCCGGCAGATGCGGGCACGGTGGACATCAGCGACGTCGAAGTGGAGACGCTGCCGGGGGATGAACCGTCGATCCGCGCGCTGCAAAGCACCGTGGGCCTGGTCTGGCGCGCGCTGTTGTTGTGGATGCTGCTGCTGTTGCTGCTGTCGGGCGCCGTGTATCTAGGGTGA
- a CDS encoding DUF3579 domain-containing protein yields MASEFFILGLTTDGKQFRPSDWAERLCGVMSCFRPAGTGGRNAHLQYSPLVRPTMTNGVKAVVVNDTLKEIEPMAYHFVRQFAADNKLQVVDACHVPLPGDKT; encoded by the coding sequence ATGGCCAGCGAGTTCTTTATTCTTGGGCTTACCACCGACGGCAAGCAATTCCGTCCCAGCGACTGGGCGGAGCGCCTGTGTGGCGTGATGTCCTGCTTCCGGCCGGCGGGCACGGGCGGCCGCAACGCCCACCTGCAGTATTCGCCGCTGGTGCGGCCGACGATGACGAACGGCGTCAAGGCCGTTGTCGTCAACGACACGCTCAAGGAAATCGAGCCGATGGCGTATCACTTCGTGCGCCAGTTCGCCGCCGACAACAAGCTGCAGGTCGTCGATGCCTGCCACGTGCCCCTGCCGGGCGACAAGACCTGA
- a CDS encoding GntR family transcriptional regulator, with amino-acid sequence MSTLAEIMRGMGQTSLPLYQQLQRALREAIDKRVFGPEEALPAERQLAADLSISRITVRKAIDGLVDEGLLVRRPGSGNFINTRIEKNFAKLTSFSEDMRARGRTPKSVWLKRSEGTVTPEEALRLRLSPGAPVYRFNRIRYADDMPMCLEYATIVAGALPSLEAVDVSMYEALEKSGNRPVRALQRLSALLLNAEQAQLLQAQQGDAGLAVERLGFLRDGRAVEFCRSIFRGDMYDFVAELSTP; translated from the coding sequence ATGAGTACGCTTGCAGAGATCATGCGCGGCATGGGGCAGACCAGCCTGCCGCTGTACCAGCAGTTGCAGCGGGCGCTGCGCGAGGCCATCGACAAGCGCGTGTTCGGCCCGGAGGAAGCGCTGCCGGCGGAGCGCCAGCTGGCGGCGGACCTGTCGATTTCCCGCATCACCGTGCGCAAGGCCATCGACGGTCTCGTCGACGAAGGCCTGCTGGTGCGCCGGCCCGGCTCCGGCAACTTCATCAATACCCGCATCGAAAAGAACTTCGCCAAGCTGACGTCGTTTTCGGAGGACATGCGGGCGCGCGGACGCACGCCGAAAAGCGTCTGGCTGAAGCGTTCGGAAGGCACGGTGACGCCGGAAGAAGCGCTCCGTCTGCGGCTCTCGCCGGGCGCGCCGGTCTACCGGTTCAACCGCATCCGCTATGCCGACGACATGCCGATGTGCCTCGAATACGCGACCATCGTCGCGGGCGCGCTGCCCTCGCTGGAAGCCGTGGACGTGTCGATGTACGAGGCGCTGGAGAAGTCGGGCAACCGGCCCGTGCGTGCGCTGCAGCGGCTCTCCGCGCTGCTGCTGAACGCGGAGCAGGCCCAGTTGCTGCAAGCACAGCAGGGGGATGCGGGGCTGGCGGTCGAGCGCCTGGGTTTCCTGCGCGATGGCCGGGCGGTGGAATTTTGCCGGTCCATCTTCCGCGGGGACATGTATGACTTTGTGGCGGAGCTCTCGACGCCATAG
- a CDS encoding TonB-dependent receptor translates to MKRNLTPIATAVAIMIAGSGLANAQQAGDRNTDMTVVTVTGVRAALEQSLNQKRNSDSLVEVITAEDVGKMPDKSVADSLQRVPGVSVATAGGTEGGFGENDRVSLKGTPSNLTLTTLNGHTVSSGDWYISNITGGGRSVSYSMFPSELIGRVTVHKSSQANLTEGGAAGNVDIETRKPLSFKKPFTLMGSIEGVYSEGSKEKDAQFSALANWKNEANNMGVLVQVFDEKRTLRRMGQEFLWWDKVTPGTAPDWIRANPEVEGKWLSLLTGSSLFQQERERKGGMIDVQFKVNKDFSFDINGFYTRLDADNVNANFMLAPYQPLSNNWSGVGGVVPSSYAITGNQITSIAFPASCPAGLNCSNMGPSVQDIIARPGSYSDSKFLNLDWQWRASDTLRFKGQVGSTRGTGYARDYAYEAWLAYSGTSLTMHGLGAPATITVDNAGTFNPRTGADFFGGWASDVTAKDKETYGQIDGTWQARWGAVPNLHFGVRAAKHDRDLTWLQGAIAPSGGLLANRPKGLTNYPTSPLANVLQRPWTFTGESMKEWGDTYVSFNQHAYQSEFQIREKATAAYVMGDLDLGRFTGNVGVRFVRTEIDVANGSPNDVWNPVRSSNTYNDFLPSINLKTSLTPDVVVRAAASRTLARPDFGALGALSLNDLTFSGSGGNPNLKPIMSNNVDVGAEWYFMPKSLLGINVYNMNIGSYVTYGASTAQFYNNSVKAVTTYNMSAALNTKARVRGVELQYIQDLGNGFGFNVNYTYADGEERAKAPKSACADLGDCSMIGTSKNSYNASLFYENDRFSARLNYSFRSAFLNGLDRNSAIYQDDVGTVSASVNYNLTENLTLSLEGKDLNDPLLKSYASSKDQPRAFYKNGKQIFFGVRGKL, encoded by the coding sequence ATGAAGCGCAATTTGACACCGATCGCGACCGCCGTCGCCATCATGATCGCCGGCAGCGGCCTGGCCAATGCCCAGCAGGCGGGCGACCGGAACACGGATATGACCGTCGTCACCGTGACGGGCGTGCGCGCCGCGCTGGAACAGTCGCTGAACCAGAAGCGCAATTCGGATTCGCTGGTCGAAGTGATCACCGCCGAAGACGTGGGCAAGATGCCCGACAAGAGCGTGGCCGACTCGCTGCAGCGCGTACCCGGCGTCTCCGTGGCTACGGCCGGGGGCACCGAGGGCGGCTTCGGCGAGAACGACCGCGTCAGCCTGAAGGGCACGCCGTCGAACCTGACGCTGACGACCTTGAACGGCCATACCGTCTCCAGTGGCGACTGGTATATCTCGAACATCACGGGCGGCGGGCGTTCGGTCAGCTACTCCATGTTCCCGTCGGAGCTGATCGGCCGCGTTACCGTGCACAAAAGCTCGCAGGCGAACCTGACCGAAGGAGGCGCCGCGGGCAACGTCGATATCGAAACGCGCAAACCCCTGAGCTTCAAGAAGCCGTTCACGTTGATGGGCTCCATCGAAGGCGTCTACAGCGAAGGCTCGAAAGAGAAGGACGCGCAGTTCTCCGCGCTGGCCAACTGGAAGAACGAGGCGAACAATATGGGCGTGCTGGTCCAGGTGTTCGACGAGAAGCGCACCCTGCGCCGCATGGGCCAGGAATTCCTCTGGTGGGACAAGGTCACGCCCGGCACGGCGCCGGACTGGATCCGCGCCAATCCGGAAGTGGAAGGCAAGTGGCTGTCGCTGCTCACGGGCTCCTCGCTGTTCCAGCAGGAGCGCGAGCGCAAGGGCGGCATGATCGACGTGCAGTTCAAGGTCAACAAGGACTTCAGCTTCGACATCAACGGCTTCTACACGCGCCTGGATGCCGACAACGTCAACGCCAACTTCATGCTGGCACCGTACCAGCCGCTGTCGAACAACTGGTCCGGTGTGGGCGGTGTGGTCCCGTCCAGCTACGCGATCACGGGCAACCAGATCACGTCGATCGCGTTCCCGGCCAGCTGCCCGGCGGGGCTGAACTGCAGCAATATGGGCCCGTCGGTACAGGACATCATCGCCCGCCCGGGCTCGTATTCCGACTCGAAGTTCCTGAACCTGGACTGGCAATGGCGCGCCAGCGACACGCTGCGCTTCAAGGGCCAGGTTGGCAGCACGCGCGGCACCGGCTACGCCCGCGATTACGCCTACGAGGCATGGCTGGCCTACTCGGGCACGAGCCTGACGATGCATGGCCTGGGCGCCCCGGCCACAATCACCGTCGACAATGCCGGCACGTTCAATCCGCGCACGGGCGCCGACTTCTTCGGCGGCTGGGCCTCGGACGTGACGGCCAAGGACAAGGAAACCTACGGCCAGATCGACGGCACCTGGCAGGCGCGATGGGGCGCGGTACCGAACCTGCACTTCGGCGTGCGCGCGGCCAAGCATGACCGCGACCTGACCTGGCTGCAGGGCGCCATCGCCCCAAGCGGCGGCCTGCTGGCGAACCGCCCGAAGGGCCTGACGAATTATCCGACCAGCCCGTTGGCCAACGTGCTGCAGCGACCATGGACCTTCACGGGCGAATCGATGAAGGAGTGGGGCGACACGTACGTGTCGTTCAACCAGCATGCCTACCAGAGCGAATTCCAGATCCGCGAGAAGGCGACCGCGGCCTACGTGATGGGTGACCTGGACCTGGGCCGCTTCACGGGTAACGTGGGCGTGCGCTTCGTGCGCACCGAGATCGACGTGGCCAACGGCTCGCCGAACGACGTATGGAATCCCGTGCGCTCGTCGAACACGTACAACGACTTCCTGCCCAGTATTAACCTGAAGACCAGCCTGACGCCGGACGTCGTCGTGCGCGCGGCCGCCAGCCGCACGCTGGCGCGGCCCGACTTCGGCGCGCTGGGTGCGCTGTCGCTGAACGACCTGACGTTCTCCGGCTCGGGCGGCAATCCGAACCTGAAGCCCATCATGTCGAACAACGTGGACGTGGGCGCGGAGTGGTACTTCATGCCGAAGTCGCTGCTGGGCATCAATGTCTACAACATGAACATCGGTTCGTACGTGACGTACGGCGCATCGACAGCGCAGTTCTACAACAACTCCGTCAAGGCCGTCACCACGTACAACATGAGCGCGGCGCTGAACACCAAGGCGCGCGTGCGCGGCGTGGAACTGCAGTACATCCAGGACCTGGGCAACGGCTTCGGCTTCAACGTCAACTACACCTATGCGGACGGCGAAGAGCGTGCCAAGGCGCCGAAGTCCGCCTGCGCGGACCTGGGCGACTGCAGCATGATCGGCACGTCGAAGAACTCGTACAACGCCAGCTTGTTCTATGAGAACGACCGCTTCAGCGCGCGCCTGAACTACAGCTTCCGTTCGGCGTTCCTGAACGGCCTGGATCGCAACAGCGCCATCTACCAGGACGATGTGGGCACCGTGTCAGCCTCCGTCAACTACAACCTGACGGAGAACCTCACCTTGTCGCTGGAGGGCAAGGACCTGAACGATCCGCTGCTGAAGTCGTACGCCTCGTCGAAAGACCAGCCGCGCGCGTTCTACAAGAACGGCAAGCAGATATTCTTCGGCGTTCGCGGCAAGCTGTAA
- a CDS encoding glycosyl hydrolase, whose protein sequence is MRLLVSFVAAALAACAVHAAPAVVVGPYKHLTQHRPGDGNVITVAPTGKPEAFVTAAGRPATLTWAFANGECGEETWDGRAGQAVADANVQAFVRAGIGYIVSTGGQGGVFTCATDAGMEKFVARYESPKLIGFDFDIEEHQTDAQIRALADRIVVAQRKRPKLRFSFTVATHAASDGSRTSLNPTAQRVLAAVRAAGVKDYVLNLMTMDYGAASTKVCVLRGERCDMGASALQAARNTHEKYGVPYHQIAVTPMIGVNDVIENVFTVDDAGTVARGVRELGLAGLHYWSLDRDVPCARPVTGADAQCSTMPGVPAGAYWRAFDGAMRR, encoded by the coding sequence ATGCGTCTACTCGTTTCATTTGTCGCCGCGGCCCTTGCCGCGTGCGCCGTCCACGCGGCACCGGCCGTCGTTGTCGGGCCATACAAGCACCTGACCCAGCACCGCCCCGGCGATGGCAACGTCATCACCGTCGCGCCGACGGGCAAGCCGGAGGCGTTCGTCACCGCCGCCGGCCGCCCGGCTACCCTGACGTGGGCCTTTGCCAACGGCGAGTGCGGCGAGGAGACGTGGGACGGCCGCGCAGGCCAGGCGGTGGCCGATGCCAATGTGCAGGCGTTCGTGCGCGCGGGTATCGGCTACATCGTCTCGACGGGCGGGCAGGGCGGCGTGTTCACGTGTGCCACGGACGCGGGCATGGAAAAATTCGTCGCGCGCTACGAGTCGCCAAAGCTGATCGGCTTCGATTTCGACATCGAGGAACACCAGACGGACGCGCAGATCCGCGCGCTGGCGGACCGGATTGTCGTCGCGCAGCGCAAGCGCCCAAAGCTGCGCTTCAGCTTTACCGTGGCGACGCATGCGGCGTCGGATGGCAGCAGGACAAGCCTGAACCCGACCGCGCAGCGGGTGCTGGCCGCCGTGCGTGCGGCCGGCGTCAAGGATTATGTGCTGAACCTGATGACGATGGATTATGGTGCCGCATCCACCAAGGTGTGCGTGCTGCGCGGCGAACGTTGCGACATGGGCGCTTCGGCGCTGCAGGCAGCGCGCAACACGCACGAGAAGTACGGCGTGCCGTACCACCAGATCGCCGTGACGCCGATGATCGGCGTGAACGACGTGATCGAAAACGTGTTTACCGTGGACGACGCCGGCACGGTGGCGCGCGGGGTGCGCGAACTGGGGCTGGCGGGCCTGCATTACTGGTCGCTCGACCGCGACGTGCCATGTGCGCGGCCCGTGACGGGCGCGGACGCACAATGCAGCACGATGCCGGGCGTGCCGGCCGGTGCCTACTGGCGCGCCTTCGACGGCGCGATGCGGCGTTGA
- a CDS encoding acyltransferase family protein, with protein sequence MQHDAGRAGRCLLARLRRRDAALSGQSSRFLSLDVLRGLTVALMIVVNTPGSWSHVYAPLLHADWHGFTPTDWVFPTFLFVVGNALAFALPKYAALGNGAVVVKVLRRAALIFLLGFLLYWFPFFMPDGAAGLRPMPLADTRIPGVLQRIGLCFAMGALVLHFLKGRGAAAFAVLALAGHWFILAKFGDYTLQGNAAGKVDLRLLGARHLYHGEGLPFDPEGLLGTLPATVNVIAGYYAGRLLLARGATAPALVRLAAAGVACLVVALCWSAVLPFNKKLWTGSYVLLTVGLDLLILPLLVYAIEMRGVRRGTYFFEVFGKNTLFIYLLSEVAVIVMVRTWIGSVTVYDWVYATLFAPSKFTSLVFAVGFMLACWAVGYWMDRRRIYIKV encoded by the coding sequence ATGCAGCACGATGCCGGGCGTGCCGGCCGGTGCCTACTGGCGCGCCTTCGACGGCGCGATGCGGCGTTGAGCGGCCAGTCGTCCCGTTTCCTGTCGCTGGACGTGCTGCGCGGGCTGACGGTCGCGCTGATGATCGTGGTGAACACGCCCGGCAGCTGGAGCCACGTGTACGCGCCGCTGCTGCACGCCGACTGGCATGGCTTCACGCCGACCGACTGGGTGTTCCCCACGTTCCTCTTCGTGGTCGGCAATGCGCTGGCGTTCGCGCTGCCGAAGTACGCCGCGCTGGGGAACGGCGCAGTCGTGGTCAAGGTGCTGCGCCGCGCTGCGCTGATCTTCCTGCTGGGCTTCCTGCTGTACTGGTTCCCGTTCTTCATGCCCGACGGTGCCGCAGGCTTGCGGCCGATGCCGCTGGCCGACACGCGTATCCCCGGCGTGCTGCAGCGGATCGGACTATGCTTCGCCATGGGGGCGCTGGTACTGCATTTCCTGAAGGGCAGGGGAGCCGCCGCCTTTGCCGTACTGGCGCTGGCCGGCCACTGGTTTATTCTTGCAAAGTTCGGCGACTACACGCTGCAAGGCAATGCCGCCGGGAAGGTCGACCTGCGGCTGCTGGGCGCACGACACCTGTATCACGGCGAGGGGTTGCCGTTCGATCCGGAGGGGCTGTTGGGGACGTTGCCCGCCACCGTCAACGTCATCGCCGGGTATTACGCGGGCCGGCTGCTGCTGGCGCGCGGCGCCACGGCGCCTGCGTTGGTGCGCCTGGCTGCTGCGGGCGTTGCCTGCCTGGTTGTCGCGCTGTGCTGGAGCGCCGTCCTCCCCTTCAACAAGAAGCTGTGGACAGGGTCGTACGTGCTGTTGACCGTCGGCCTCGACCTGCTGATCCTGCCGCTGCTTGTATATGCCATCGAGATGCGCGGCGTGCGCCGCGGGACGTACTTCTTTGAAGTCTTCGGCAAGAACACGCTGTTCATTTACCTGTTGTCCGAGGTAGCTGTCATTGTCATGGTTCGGACCTGGATTGGCAGTGTCACCGTGTATGACTGGGTGTATGCGACGCTGTTCGCACCGTCGAAGTTCACGTCGCTGGTGTTTGCCGTGGGGTTCATGCTGGCTTGCTGGGCGGTGGGGTACTGGATGGACCGGCGGCGGATTTATATCAAAGTTTGA
- a CDS encoding DUF5009 domain-containing protein, whose protein sequence is MPANSTRLVSLDAFRGCVIAAMIWVNYIAGMPAIPYWLEHTGPRADGIALPDIVFPGFLFIVGIAIPLALQRAVGHVTPALLGRLLWRAASLMIAGVVLANAYRYDAAASLLPRAPYFLLFYVAMMLLWRQREGRDGSFWVGAALMAFLLLSFRGTVNEEFGSVHLQHTWWGILGMIGWSYLLCSLIYLATRGDGLALMGAFGMLLALYLGGEAGALDWLPAAVRGFVNIPQLLGSTAANVLAGTIVGRLFVRGPVAVAHGQRLRFMAWFAAGLFACGMLLRPYHGINKIHATASYTLVCAAIVLALFLLCYWLVDVRGWQRWTVLVLPAGTNALFAYIAPDLWEQLAAVLHLPRVWWPYLESGGVAGLLNAAAMTAAMLGLTALADRVGLRLKF, encoded by the coding sequence ATGCCAGCGAACTCCACCCGCCTCGTCAGCCTGGACGCCTTCCGCGGCTGCGTCATCGCGGCGATGATCTGGGTGAACTACATCGCCGGCATGCCGGCCATCCCGTACTGGCTGGAGCACACGGGCCCGCGCGCGGACGGCATCGCGCTGCCGGACATCGTCTTCCCGGGCTTCCTCTTCATCGTCGGCATCGCCATCCCGCTGGCGCTGCAGCGCGCCGTGGGCCACGTGACGCCGGCGCTGCTGGGCAGGCTGCTGTGGCGTGCCGCCAGCCTGATGATCGCCGGCGTCGTGCTGGCCAACGCCTACCGCTACGATGCGGCAGCGTCCCTTCTGCCCCGGGCCCCGTACTTCCTGCTGTTCTACGTCGCCATGATGCTGCTGTGGCGCCAGCGCGAGGGGCGCGACGGGAGTTTCTGGGTGGGTGCCGCCCTGATGGCGTTCCTGCTGCTGTCGTTCCGCGGTACCGTCAACGAGGAATTTGGCAGCGTCCATCTGCAGCACACGTGGTGGGGCATCCTCGGCATGATCGGCTGGAGCTACCTGCTGTGCAGCCTGATCTACCTGGCCACACGCGGCGACGGCCTGGCACTGATGGGCGCCTTCGGCATGCTGCTCGCGCTGTATCTGGGTGGCGAGGCGGGCGCGCTGGACTGGCTGCCTGCCGCCGTGCGAGGCTTCGTCAATATCCCGCAACTGCTGGGCTCCACGGCGGCCAACGTGCTGGCCGGGACGATCGTCGGGCGCCTGTTCGTGCGCGGTCCGGTGGCCGTCGCCCATGGCCAGCGCCTGCGCTTCATGGCATGGTTTGCCGCCGGCCTGTTCGCCTGCGGCATGCTGCTGCGGCCCTACCACGGCATCAACAAGATCCACGCGACGGCCTCGTACACGCTGGTCTGCGCCGCCATCGTGCTGGCGCTGTTCCTGCTGTGCTATTGGCTGGTGGACGTGCGCGGCTGGCAACGCTGGACGGTACTGGTGCTGCCCGCCGGGACGAATGCGCTGTTTGCGTACATCGCGCCGGACCTGTGGGAGCAGCTGGCCGCCGTGCTGCACCTGCCGCGCGTCTGGTGGCCTTACCTGGAAAGCGGCGGCGTTGCCGGGTTGCTGAATGCGGCCGCGATGACGGCTGCGATGCTGGGGTTGACGGCGCTGGCGGATCGGGTTGGGTTGCGGTTGAAGTTTTAG
- a CDS encoding tetratricopeptide repeat protein, which translates to MPQFRIARISLLLAAIGLSAVPALTPAFAQDKAAPAAEAPKDSVRPEIYKLVEPAQIKALMDAKNYTEVQSRLDQAEALPNKTPYEIFVLNRMRISLGSATNNTQMTTTALESVINSGKLQPAEQKDFIAALGNMYYNAKEYQKAITWFNRYQTETGDNKMRPYIIRAYYFSNDFATAKTELLKDLEAAQKSNTAPKLEELQLLANTGAKTKDQATYLLAVENLVRYYPSDDYWTDLLSRTQGKATYSTRFALDIYRLQKAAVSKMSAEDYAEMADLALLAGQPIEAKQALDAGFTAGVLGKGPNADKHKKLRAQADRQAADDMKNIGSGEASARKSKNGTGLINLGYAYVTMGQYDKGIALIQEGIAKGGLPNAEDAKLRLGYSYALAGKKDEAIKTLQTVQGADGRGDLARYWTIWVNRPVGGAAAPAQAAQ; encoded by the coding sequence ATGCCCCAGTTCCGCATCGCCCGCATTAGCCTGCTGCTGGCCGCCATCGGCCTGTCCGCCGTGCCCGCGCTGACCCCTGCATTCGCCCAGGACAAGGCTGCCCCGGCCGCCGAGGCGCCGAAGGATTCCGTGCGCCCGGAGATCTACAAGCTGGTCGAGCCAGCCCAGATCAAGGCGCTGATGGACGCGAAGAACTACACCGAAGTGCAGAGCCGCCTGGACCAGGCCGAAGCCCTGCCGAACAAGACGCCGTACGAAATCTTCGTCCTGAACCGCATGCGCATTTCGCTGGGGTCGGCCACGAACAACACGCAGATGACGACGACGGCGCTGGAATCGGTGATCAACTCGGGCAAGCTGCAGCCGGCCGAGCAGAAGGACTTCATCGCGGCCCTGGGCAATATGTACTACAACGCCAAGGAGTACCAGAAGGCCATCACCTGGTTCAACCGCTACCAGACGGAAACCGGCGATAACAAGATGCGTCCGTACATCATCCGCGCCTACTACTTCAGCAACGACTTCGCCACCGCCAAGACGGAACTGCTGAAGGATCTGGAAGCGGCGCAGAAGTCGAACACGGCACCGAAGCTGGAAGAGCTGCAGCTGCTGGCCAACACGGGCGCCAAGACGAAGGATCAGGCGACGTATCTGCTGGCCGTGGAAAACCTGGTGCGCTACTACCCGTCGGACGACTACTGGACCGACCTGCTGAGCCGCACTCAGGGCAAGGCCACGTACTCGACCCGCTTCGCGCTGGACATCTACCGCCTGCAGAAGGCGGCCGTATCGAAGATGTCGGCGGAAGACTATGCCGAGATGGCCGACCTGGCCCTGCTGGCCGGCCAGCCGATCGAAGCGAAGCAGGCGCTGGACGCCGGCTTCACCGCCGGTGTGCTGGGCAAGGGCCCGAACGCGGACAAGCACAAGAAGCTGCGCGCCCAGGCCGACCGCCAGGCAGCGGACGACATGAAAAACATCGGCAGCGGCGAAGCCTCGGCCCGCAAGTCGAAGAACGGCACCGGCCTGATCAACCTGGGTTACGCCTACGTCACGATGGGCCAGTACGACAAGGGCATCGCGCTGATCCAGGAAGGCATCGCCAAGGGCGGCCTGCCGAACGCGGAAGACGCCAAGCTGCGCCTGGGCTACTCGTACGCGCTGGCCGGCAAGAAGGATGAAGCCATCAAGACGCTGCAGACCGTGCAAGGCGCGGATGGCCGCGGCGACCTGGCGCGCTACTGGACCATCTGGGTGAACCGGCCGGTCGGCGGCGCCGCCGCGCCGGCGCAGGCTGCCCAGTAA